A DNA window from Sulfitobacter sp. BSw21498 contains the following coding sequences:
- a CDS encoding metallophosphoesterase: MLNRWFKRRQPDPEPEPHFDPITPDVPVVAIGDIHGRFDLLERLPEPSPDTRVICVGDLVDRGEQSAQVLRALHSQPDIITLMGNHEQMMLKFIDNPKENGQRWLRYGGLQTLSSFDVSGVSQTSSGDELERSRDALREAMGDALVDWVTNLPTSWISGNVAFVHAAANPLISIKDQESRTLLWGHEDFGRKRRRDGMWIVHGHTIVDTPIVKGGVVSIDTGAYATDKLTAATIHNGEVEFNYA, from the coding sequence ATGCTAAACCGTTGGTTTAAACGCCGTCAACCAGACCCCGAGCCGGAACCGCATTTCGACCCCATCACGCCGGACGTACCCGTGGTCGCGATTGGCGATATCCACGGTCGTTTTGATTTGCTGGAACGGCTTCCTGAGCCCTCCCCCGATACGCGGGTGATCTGTGTCGGTGATCTGGTCGACCGCGGCGAACAAAGCGCGCAGGTCTTGCGCGCCCTGCATAGCCAGCCGGATATCATAACGCTGATGGGCAACCACGAGCAGATGATGCTAAAGTTTATTGATAATCCTAAAGAGAATGGCCAGCGCTGGCTGCGTTACGGCGGGCTGCAAACTCTATCGAGTTTTGACGTCTCGGGCGTATCGCAAACCTCTTCGGGAGACGAGCTTGAGCGGTCCCGTGATGCCCTGCGCGAGGCCATGGGCGACGCGCTAGTCGACTGGGTGACCAACCTGCCAACTTCTTGGATCAGCGGCAATGTTGCCTTTGTTCACGCCGCGGCTAACCCTTTGATTTCAATAAAGGATCAGGAAAGCCGCACGTTGCTTTGGGGGCATGAGGATTTCGGGCGCAAACGCCGTCGCGACGGTATGTGGATCGTGCACGGGCATACGATTGTCGACACGCCTATAGTCAAGGGCGGCGTTGTTTCGATCGATACCGGAGCCTACGCAACCGACAAATTGACCGCCGCAACCATCCATAATGGTGAGGTCGAATTCAACTACGCCTGA
- a CDS encoding sugar transferase, with amino-acid sequence MMAFIEVGIRRGGGSYVGRLLYQRVGKRLLDLTVSLVLLPLILLLIVLLCCYMAAHGQSGLYAHPRIGRAGKPFLCWKIRTMVPNAQAALPAILSARPDHALEWALYKKLKNDPRVIPGGHFLRRTGLDELPQIWNVLRGDMSLVGPRPVTRSELHSYGDARGAYQSVRPGITGLWQVAGRGVMLFDERATLDERYTRQMCLAGDLQIIARTLPILLRPTGH; translated from the coding sequence ATGATGGCGTTTATCGAGGTAGGGATAAGACGGGGCGGCGGTTCCTACGTGGGCCGGCTGCTGTATCAACGCGTAGGAAAGCGGCTGTTAGATCTAACGGTCAGCCTTGTGCTGCTGCCCTTGATACTGCTGCTGATCGTTCTGTTGTGCTGCTATATGGCCGCTCACGGGCAAAGCGGTCTATATGCCCATCCAAGGATCGGACGGGCTGGCAAACCGTTCCTCTGTTGGAAAATCAGGACAATGGTACCCAACGCTCAGGCCGCCTTGCCGGCGATTCTTTCCGCGCGACCGGACCACGCGCTGGAATGGGCCCTGTACAAAAAGCTGAAAAATGACCCCCGTGTCATTCCCGGCGGCCATTTTCTGCGGCGCACGGGCTTGGACGAGTTGCCCCAAATCTGGAATGTCCTCCGGGGCGATATGTCGTTGGTCGGACCGCGCCCTGTGACGCGCAGCGAGTTGCACAGCTATGGGGATGCACGTGGCGCGTATCAATCGGTGCGCCCCGGCATCACCGGTCTATGGCAAGTCGCAGGGCGCGGGGTGATGCTGTTTGATGAACGCGCAACGCTTGATGAACGCTATACGCGGCAGATGTGCTTGGCCGGTGATCTACAGATCATCGCACGGACCCTGCCCATTCTGCTGCGCCCCACCGGTCATTAA
- a CDS encoding spike base protein, RCAP_Rcc01079 family gives MPITDNFSDYTAGLTGPICGAFDVVPDDAAELAQVTRGFMVGGAGDVAVTLKSGDAITLVGLVAGVVYPFRGAQVRGTGTTATGIKGLV, from the coding sequence ATGCCAATTACTGACAATTTCAGTGACTATACCGCAGGATTAACCGGCCCGATTTGCGGGGCCTTTGATGTCGTGCCAGATGATGCCGCTGAGCTGGCGCAGGTCACGCGGGGCTTTATGGTTGGTGGGGCTGGCGATGTAGCGGTGACGCTCAAAAGCGGGGATGCGATCACGTTGGTCGGGTTGGTGGCCGGGGTCGTCTATCCGTTTCGGGGCGCGCAAGTACGGGGCACCGGTACGACGGCCACGGGGATCAAAGGGTTGGTTTAG
- the secA gene encoding preprotein translocase subunit SecA translates to MLGIGTLAKKVFGTPNDRKIKATRPLVEQINALEDEFLALTDDGLKQKTEELRKRANDGESLEDLLPEAFANCREGARRTLGLRAFDTQLMSAIFLHQGNISEQKTGEGKTLTATLAAYLNALTGKGVHVVTVNEYLVKRDADWMGKVFASLGLTTGAAVSGMTEEDKRAAYECDVTYATNNELGFDYLRDNMKSELSQIFQKQHNFAIVDEVDSILIDEARTPLIISGPSQDRSEMYKVVDDVIPLLDESHYELDEKTRNVTFTDEGNDFLEKELLSRGLLEEGFTMYDPESTTVVHHINQGLRAHKLFMRDKDYIVRDGEVMLIDEFTGRMMSGRRLSDGLHQAIEAKEGCQIQPENVTLASVTFQNYFRLYNKLAGMTGTAETEAEEFAEIYGLGVVVVPTNVPVARVDEDDQVYRSALEKYQAMIEKVKEANAIGQPVLVGTTSIEKSEMLSQMLTEGGITHNVLNARQHEQEAQIVADAGKFGAVTIATNMAGRGTDIQLGGNVELKVLEALDADPEADPVAIREKIEAEHADEKKKVLEAGGLYVLASERHESRRIDNQLRGRSGRQGDPGRSSFYLSLEDDLMRIFGSERLEKVLTTLGLKEGEAIVHPWVNKSLERAQAKVEGRNFDIRKQLLKFDDVMNDQRKVIFGQRRDIMEAADLQEITSDMREQVIDDLIDQFMPPKTYADQWDTQGFQAAVVEQLNLNVPVSAWCEEEGVDDEVIRERLIEASNSMMAQKAEQFGPENMRNIEKQVLLQAIDGKWRDHLLTLEHLRSVVGFRGYAQRDPLNEYKNESFQLFESMLDSLRTEVTQKLGQIRPMTEEEQQQLMSQMQERQAGAQVAAAQAAEENSAAPAATAATETGSTAVAGFDENDPTTWGNPSRNDECPCGSGEKFKHCHGKLA, encoded by the coding sequence ATGCTGGGCATCGGAACACTCGCCAAAAAAGTCTTTGGGACCCCAAACGACCGTAAAATCAAGGCGACCCGCCCGCTGGTTGAACAAATCAACGCGCTGGAAGACGAATTCTTGGCTTTGACCGACGACGGTCTAAAGCAAAAAACAGAAGAGCTGCGCAAGCGGGCAAACGATGGCGAAAGCCTAGAAGACCTGCTGCCGGAAGCCTTTGCAAACTGCCGTGAAGGCGCACGCCGGACCTTGGGTCTGCGCGCCTTTGACACGCAGTTGATGTCCGCGATTTTCCTGCATCAGGGCAATATATCCGAGCAGAAAACCGGTGAAGGTAAAACCCTGACCGCCACGCTGGCCGCCTATCTGAATGCGCTGACCGGCAAGGGCGTGCATGTGGTGACGGTGAACGAATACCTCGTGAAGCGGGACGCCGACTGGATGGGCAAGGTCTTTGCCTCGCTGGGGCTGACCACCGGTGCCGCGGTCTCTGGCATGACCGAAGAAGACAAACGCGCCGCGTATGAATGCGATGTGACCTATGCCACGAACAACGAGCTGGGCTTTGATTATCTCCGCGATAACATGAAATCCGAGCTGAGCCAGATTTTCCAGAAGCAGCACAACTTTGCCATCGTGGATGAGGTCGACAGTATTCTGATCGATGAAGCACGGACGCCACTGATTATCTCTGGCCCGTCGCAAGACCGCTCCGAGATGTATAAAGTCGTCGATGATGTGATCCCGCTGCTTGACGAAAGCCACTACGAGCTGGACGAAAAAACCCGCAATGTGACCTTTACCGACGAAGGGAACGACTTCCTCGAGAAAGAGCTGCTGAGCCGCGGCCTGCTGGAAGAAGGGTTCACGATGTATGACCCTGAAAGCACCACGGTCGTGCACCACATAAACCAGGGTTTGCGGGCGCATAAGCTGTTCATGCGCGACAAAGATTACATCGTGCGCGATGGCGAAGTGATGCTGATCGACGAATTCACCGGGCGCATGATGTCCGGTCGCCGTCTGTCCGACGGTCTGCACCAAGCGATCGAAGCGAAGGAAGGCTGCCAGATCCAGCCTGAGAACGTCACGCTCGCGTCCGTCACTTTCCAGAACTATTTCCGACTGTACAACAAGCTCGCCGGGATGACCGGTACGGCCGAAACCGAAGCCGAAGAATTTGCCGAGATCTACGGTCTGGGTGTTGTGGTTGTGCCGACCAACGTGCCGGTTGCACGCGTTGACGAAGATGACCAAGTCTATCGTTCCGCGCTGGAAAAATATCAGGCGATGATCGAAAAGGTTAAAGAAGCCAATGCGATAGGGCAGCCGGTTCTGGTCGGCACCACGTCCATCGAAAAGTCCGAAATGCTCAGCCAGATGCTGACCGAAGGGGGCATTACGCATAACGTTCTGAACGCACGCCAGCACGAACAAGAAGCCCAGATCGTCGCAGATGCGGGCAAATTCGGCGCGGTGACCATTGCCACAAACATGGCCGGTCGCGGCACCGACATTCAGCTGGGCGGCAACGTCGAGCTGAAGGTGCTCGAAGCACTGGACGCCGATCCAGAGGCCGATCCCGTTGCCATTCGTGAAAAGATCGAGGCGGAACACGCGGACGAAAAGAAAAAAGTGCTGGAGGCCGGTGGCCTTTATGTTCTGGCCTCTGAACGTCACGAAAGCCGTCGGATCGATAACCAGCTGCGTGGTCGTTCCGGCCGTCAGGGTGACCCGGGCCGCTCGTCGTTCTATCTGTCGCTGGAGGACGATTTGATGCGTATCTTCGGGTCGGAACGGCTTGAGAAAGTGCTGACCACGCTTGGCTTGAAAGAAGGCGAGGCGATTGTGCACCCTTGGGTGAACAAATCGCTCGAACGGGCACAGGCCAAGGTCGAAGGTCGCAACTTTGACATTCGCAAACAGCTGTTGAAGTTCGATGATGTGATGAATGACCAGCGGAAGGTCATCTTTGGCCAGCGCCGCGACATCATGGAAGCCGCGGACCTGCAAGAGATTACGTCGGACATGCGCGAACAGGTGATCGACGATCTGATCGACCAGTTTATGCCTCCGAAAACCTATGCAGATCAGTGGGATACCCAGGGGTTCCAGGCGGCTGTTGTCGAGCAGTTGAACCTGAACGTACCAGTTTCGGCCTGGTGTGAAGAAGAGGGCGTGGACGACGAAGTGATCCGCGAACGTCTGATCGAGGCCAGCAATTCCATGATGGCACAGAAGGCCGAACAGTTCGGCCCCGAGAACATGCGCAACATTGAAAAGCAGGTGTTGTTGCAGGCGATCGACGGCAAATGGCGTGACCACCTTCTGACGCTAGAGCATCTGCGGTCGGTCGTGGGCTTCCGCGGTTACGCGCAGCGGGATCCGTTGAACGAGTATAAAAACGAATCCTTCCAGCTGTTCGAAAGCATGCTGGACAGTCTTCGGACCGAAGTGACGCAGAAACTGGGGCAAATTCGTCCGATGACGGAAGAAGAGCAACAGCAGCTGATGTCACAAATGCAGGAACGTCAGGCGGGTGCACAGGTTGCAGCTGCGCAGGCGGCCGAAGAAAACAGCGCAGCGCCGGCGGCTACGGCGGCTACGGAGACTGGATCGACAGCCGTTGCTGGGTTTGACGAAAATGACCCGACCACATGGGGCAACCCTTCGCGCAACGACGAATGTCCCTGCGGATCGGGTGAGAAATTCAAGCATTGCCACGGCAAGCTTGCGTAA
- a CDS encoding peptidylprolyl isomerase — MQKPLTFLAPLMVAASLALPAFAQDDAAANTGAQSDVQTDVTAETVVATVNGTNITIGNMIIARATLPEQYQQLPPEVLFKGILDQLVQQTALSQDYEGDLPTRITLALENERRQLIAGEVIEKAMAQDVSEEELQAAYDEAYAAAEPTEEFSASHILLETEEDAKAVKTELDEGADFAELAKEKSTGPSGPAGGTLGWFGPGMMVPAFETAVAELEVGAVSEPVETQFGWHVIKLDEKRQKEAPKLEEVKDELETQVRQVKAQALIEETTEAADVDRSAADAVDPTVLTNLGLLE; from the coding sequence ATGCAAAAACCTCTCACTTTTCTGGCACCACTCATGGTGGCAGCTTCGCTTGCCCTGCCCGCTTTTGCGCAGGACGACGCTGCCGCAAACACCGGTGCGCAGAGCGATGTACAAACGGACGTTACTGCTGAAACAGTGGTCGCGACGGTAAACGGCACGAATATCACGATCGGCAACATGATTATCGCCCGCGCCACCTTGCCAGAGCAGTATCAACAACTGCCGCCAGAGGTTCTGTTCAAGGGCATTCTGGACCAGCTCGTGCAGCAAACCGCCCTGTCGCAGGATTACGAAGGCGATCTGCCAACGCGCATTACATTGGCGCTCGAAAACGAACGCCGCCAGCTGATCGCCGGCGAAGTCATCGAAAAAGCGATGGCGCAGGACGTGTCCGAAGAAGAGCTGCAAGCCGCCTATGACGAAGCCTATGCCGCGGCAGAGCCTACCGAAGAATTCAGCGCGTCGCACATTCTGCTAGAGACAGAAGAAGATGCCAAAGCCGTCAAGACCGAGCTTGATGAGGGTGCGGATTTCGCCGAGCTGGCGAAAGAAAAATCCACGGGTCCCTCCGGTCCTGCAGGCGGTACTCTGGGATGGTTCGGGCCCGGCATGATGGTGCCCGCGTTTGAAACCGCTGTCGCCGAGCTTGAAGTCGGTGCTGTATCCGAACCGGTTGAAACCCAGTTTGGCTGGCATGTCATCAAACTGGACGAGAAGCGCCAGAAAGAAGCCCCCAAGCTCGAAGAAGTAAAAGACGAGCTGGAAACTCAGGTGCGCCAGGTCAAAGCACAAGCGTTGATTGAAGAAACCACCGAAGCCGCAGATGTTGACCGTTCGGCTGCTGACGCAGTTGATCCAACGGTTCTGACCAACTTGGGCTTGTTGGAGTAA
- the argJ gene encoding bifunctional glutamate N-acetyltransferase/amino-acid acetyltransferase ArgJ: protein MGKITAVSPLAPDHFPDLPVIDGVRFATIAAGVRYQGRTDVMLAELTPGSTVAGAFTRSATRAAPVLDCQAKIGATSDTGAAILVNSGNANAFTGKGGVIAVEAITAAVADVCNIPQSRVFTSSTGVIGEPLPHDRITAVLADLKGALSDKGISDAAKAIMTTDTFPKGVRAEVEIDGKAVSIAGIAKGSGMIAPDMATMLVYIFTDAVVSQPALQKMLSTHTDSTFNCITVDSDTSTSDSLILAATGASGVDASESEAFSDALHGVMLNLAHQVVQDGEGATKFVEIAITGAATDADAKTHGMAIANSPLIKTAIAGQDPNWGRVVMAIGKSGAAADRDRLSIRFGDVEVAKDGWRSPDYSEQEAAAHMKGQNITIGVDLGLGDGKATVWTCDLTHGYIEINADYRS, encoded by the coding sequence ATGGGCAAGATCACCGCTGTATCCCCGCTGGCACCCGATCACTTTCCTGATCTTCCTGTTATCGATGGTGTGCGTTTCGCCACCATCGCGGCGGGGGTACGGTATCAAGGCCGCACGGATGTGATGCTGGCCGAATTGACCCCCGGGTCTACGGTGGCGGGGGCGTTCACCCGCTCTGCCACCCGTGCGGCCCCTGTTCTGGACTGTCAGGCCAAAATCGGCGCGACATCGGATACAGGCGCTGCGATCTTGGTCAATTCGGGCAACGCTAATGCCTTTACCGGCAAAGGCGGCGTCATCGCAGTCGAGGCTATTACCGCCGCGGTTGCCGATGTGTGCAACATCCCCCAGTCGCGGGTTTTCACCTCGTCGACCGGCGTGATTGGCGAACCATTGCCCCACGACCGGATCACGGCTGTTCTCGCTGACCTCAAGGGCGCGCTGTCCGACAAGGGGATTTCGGATGCGGCCAAAGCGATCATGACCACGGATACCTTCCCTAAAGGGGTGCGTGCCGAGGTCGAAATTGACGGAAAAGCAGTCTCTATCGCGGGGATTGCGAAAGGATCGGGTATGATCGCGCCGGATATGGCGACGATGCTGGTCTATATCTTCACCGACGCAGTTGTTAGCCAACCTGCCCTGCAAAAGATGCTGTCGACCCACACGGATAGCACTTTTAACTGTATCACCGTCGACAGCGACACATCGACCTCCGACAGTTTGATCCTTGCAGCGACCGGCGCGTCGGGCGTGGACGCAAGCGAGAGCGAAGCGTTTTCTGATGCGTTGCACGGCGTCATGTTGAACCTTGCGCATCAGGTTGTGCAAGACGGCGAAGGGGCGACCAAATTCGTCGAAATCGCCATCACAGGTGCCGCGACGGATGCGGATGCCAAAACGCACGGCATGGCTATTGCCAACTCACCGCTGATTAAAACCGCGATCGCCGGCCAGGACCCAAACTGGGGCCGCGTTGTTATGGCGATCGGTAAATCCGGTGCCGCGGCGGATCGTGATCGGCTGTCGATCCGCTTTGGCGACGTTGAGGTCGCAAAAGACGGCTGGCGCAGCCCCGACTATTCCGAACAAGAGGCCGCCGCGCATATGAAGGGACAGAACATCACCATTGGTGTCGATCTGGGACTTGGCGACGGCAAGGCAACGGTTTGGACCTGCGACCTGACCCACGGCTATATCGAAATCAACGCGGACTATCGTTCGTGA
- the mutT gene encoding 8-oxo-dGTP diphosphatase MutT, which translates to MKIVLVSAVALIDVDGRVLLAQRPPGKSMAGLWEFPGGKVEAGETPEAALIRELQEELGIDTWASCLAPLTFASHAYDDFHLLMPLFACRKWNGTPQACEGQTLKWVRANALRDYPMPPADIPLIPILRDWL; encoded by the coding sequence GTGAAGATTGTATTGGTCTCGGCGGTTGCCCTGATCGATGTGGACGGGCGCGTGCTTTTGGCACAGCGCCCGCCCGGCAAATCCATGGCAGGTCTTTGGGAGTTTCCGGGCGGCAAGGTCGAGGCCGGCGAAACACCCGAAGCCGCGCTGATCCGCGAGCTGCAGGAAGAACTGGGCATCGACACTTGGGCCTCGTGCCTTGCGCCGCTGACCTTTGCCAGCCACGCCTATGATGATTTTCACCTGCTGATGCCCCTGTTTGCCTGCCGCAAATGGAATGGCACACCGCAGGCGTGCGAAGGACAGACCCTGAAATGGGTCCGTGCCAATGCGCTAAGGGACTATCCCATGCCGCCCGCCGACATTCCACTGATCCCGATCCTGCGCGACTGGCTGTAG